CGGAGTAAAAATAGATCCGGGTAAAGTGGCTTTACAGGTAAGAAAAAGATTCCCCTACGAAAAACTTCCGGCCGGGGAGCAGAGCGCCAGGAGATTTTTCACCAAGGAGGTGTGTGACTTGACGGCCCTTATCGTCCGCGAGCGGTTTATAAAAAAGAGAGAAGAATAGGGTTTGAATCGACACGTTGGCAAAAAACATCCAAACGTAACGGAAAAGTAGGCGAGGAAAACGAGCGGGCTTTGGGCCGGTTGACTTTTATTGAGGTCTATTTAATATACTTTTCCGAAAAAAACCAAAGACAGGGGGAGAATATAAATGGCAAGTAAAATCCCGAATACGAAAGAGGCCAGAGAGGTTCTCAAAAAAAATAAAATCGTGATAGCGGGTGTTGGAGAAACCGAGCAGGGGAAGATCCCCGATAAAAGCTCCTTTCACTTCTTATCTGAAGCTTCAAAGCTGGCAATTCAGGATGCGGGCATTAAGAAGTCCGACGTGGACGGATTGGTAACGGCGTTTTCGCTTGTTGAGCATACATTTATGCATTGCACCACTTTTGCCGACTACTTCGGCATGAGGCCGAGATTTTTCTCGTCGGTTGCCGTAGGCGGAGCGACCGCCGTGTGGATGGTGGCCGAAGCGGCTATGGCTATAGCTTCCGGTCAGGCGGAGGTTGTGCTCTGCGTAAGGGGAGACAACACCCTTTCCGGTATTTCGTCTTCCGGCATGGTTGCGTTAATAAGAGAAATGTGTCACGCGGAATTCGAGTTTCCCTACGGACTCACCACGCCCGGGGGTTACGCGCTTGCTGCCCAGAGATATCTTCACGATTTCGGCGCCACCCGTGAGCACCTTGCGTCGGTAGCCGTAACGATGCGCAAGCACGCCGCCATGAAAGAGAACGCCATGAACAAGGATCCCCTGACGGTGGAAGACGTTATAAACTCACGCATCATTGCGGAGCCGCTTACAAAATACGACTGTTCTATTATCTCGGACGGCGGCGCGGCGTTCATCGTCACCACCGAAGACAAAGCCAAAGAGCTGGGAATACAAAACCCCCTCGCGCACCTGTGGGGCATGGGCCAGGGTTATTCACATCAATACCTGACAACGCTCCACGACCTGGATCAGATATATAATGCGATCAACACCTCGGGACAAAAAGCATTCCAGACTGCCGGAATCGGCCCGTCGGACATAGATGTGGCGTTTCTCTATGACTGCTTCACCATAACCGTGTTGCTGGAGCTTGAAGGTTTGGGGCTTGTCCCGAAAGGGGAGGGCGGCCCGTTTGCGCTCGAGGGACGGATGGAGATCGGGAAAGACCTTCCCGTAAACACCCACGGGGGCCTCTTGTCTCAGGCTCACCTGGGCGCAATGCACCACGTTATAGAAGCTACCCTTCAGTTGAGGGGGAGCGCGGCCGGAGAGAGGCAGGTGAAAGATGCGGAGGTTGCGCTTGTACACGGAAACGGCGGCATAGTATCCGCCCACAGCACCATAGTGCTCGGCAAGGAACCACTCTCATAACAAAAAAGGAGATTTATTAAAAATGTCAGAAAATAAAACATACGATAAACCGCTGCCCGAATTCAGGCCGGAAACCAAACCCTACTGGGACGGGGCCAAAAATCACGAATTACTCCTGCCCAGATCAAAAGAGACGGGGAAGTTTTTCTTTTACCCACGCGCACTCTCCCCCGGAGAGGATATGTCCGAGGACCTGGAGTGGGTAAAGGCGAGCGGCAAGGCAAAGGTTTGGACATACGCGATTCATCATATGGGACCGTCCAAGGCCTATAAAGGGGACCCCCCCTATGTGGTGGCCCTTGTGGAGCTCGAAGAGGGCGTGAAGATGATGACGAACATCGTCGAGTGCGACCCCAATGACGTTCACGTCGGCATGGAAGTGGAGGTTGTTTTCGACGATGTCACAGACGAAGTGACATTGCCGAAGTTCAAGCCTGCTAGATAATATCCGCGGCGCGGTTGACTTTGTTTCGCAGTTTGAAAGTACGCCTGAAAAAATCATCGAGTGCGGCAGACGGGTATAACCTCCTCTGCCGCTTAATATTTCCATTAACAAGGAGACCAATCTATGTCACAGGAATCAACCAGGCTTTTTTACGAAGACCTTGAGGAAGGGGCCGAGCACAAAAGCACGGGCAGAACCATAACCGAAACTGACGTTGTGAGCTTTGCGGGGTTGTCGGGCGACTTCAACAACATGCATATAGACGAGGAGTTTGCCAAGAAAACCGTGTTCAAAACGAGAGTAGCTCACGGACTCTGCGTTCTGTCGGTAGCGTCCGGCCTGTGGTTCACGATGCCGCGTCTGGCCACCATAGCCTTCATGGGACTCGAGGACTGGAGGTTCTCTGGGGCCGTGAAATTCGGCGATACCATTCATATCACCCGCAAGCTCGTCGAGAAAAGAGAGCACAAGCGCCCCAATATGGGCTTCCTTATCTTCGAAGTCAATGTTCACAATCAGCAGGACGAGATCGTTCAGAAGGGAAAATGGGTGATCCTGGTTCAGAGAAAGGAAAACGCGTAATCAGCCCAGGAGCGGGATTGTTCCCCAATTCTTGATTATTAGAGGCGGCTCCGGGAGGAGCCGCTCTAACCCATCCATATAACTAGATAATTTTTCTGTAAAAAGTATTTTTCCGCTAAATATTCAGCCGGATTCTAAAAAAGTATCTTGACACGGACATGCGAAGTGTGCTAAATCCTATTTCATATGGTTCACAACACCTTTGTGGAAGGTGGAAAATCCACAAATTAAACACAATAACTTAAGGAGGTATGGAGAGAAATGGCAATAGATATGTTGCTTGGCTACGTGTTGTTGCTTGTAGGATTTGTGTTTTTCTGTAACGGTATGACCGTTTTGGGCAAAACAGGGGCTAAGGAAGTCGGAGTTCTTAATCTGGCCGTAGCTATACTGATTTTAATAGCGGCGTGGCATCTGCACACGTTGGACTTGACCGCAGGTACCGCTCTGGTTTCCGTGTTTGCTCTGATTTATTTTATGGTTGCTGGAATATTCATTCATGGATATGACGCCAAAGGGCTCGGATGGTACTGCTTGTTCGCAACCGTTGTCTTCATATGGTACGGCTACCATTTCTTCACTCTCGAAGCGGCTATCCCCGGCATGATGTACTATGCTCTTTTCTGTTGGGCATGGGCATTGCTTGTTTTCCTGGCTTTCCTGGTGTTCTCTTTAGGAAAAGCATTGGGTCCGGCAGTAGCATGGCTCTTCCTCATTGAGTCGATTCTTACGCTTCTTATTCCCGGAATGCTTCTTCTCACCGGAAAGTGGGGTCCGATTACAGCACTCAGTGCCGGTAGTTAGTTAGGCATTTTAAAAGACACTGTTTGAAAAGAAAGAATTTTTAGTTAAAAGAGGATTACGGATATCCAGCCGTAGTCCTCTTTTTTTTATTTGAGCCCCGCCCCCGATATAATAGTCCTTGCCTTTAGGAGCATAAATGATTTAAAATAAGATCAAGCATACCCAGAGGAGGTTTTTATAATGAGAGACGTATACATTCTTGGAGTGGGGACGACCGCTTGCGGGAGGTTTCCCGAGAAAGCCGCTCACGTGCTGGGCCGCGAGGCCGCGTGGGCCGCGATAAAGGACGCCGGGATTCACCCGAGAAAGATAGAGATCGCTTTCTGCGGCCATGTCTATCAGGGCATGGGAGTCGGCCAGAGAACACTCAAGGAGATCGGACTCGTGGGCCAGCCCACTATCAACGTAGAGGGCGCGTGCGGGAGCGGGACACTCTCGTTCTGGGAAGCCTGGAGAACAATTGCATTCGGACAGTACGATATTGCCCTTGCTCTTGGAGTGGAAAACCTGAGCAGAGTGCTGTCGGGCGGCCCGTTGCCCCTGGAAGAGGACGACATCGAGGTCTCTCTGGGAATGGGAATGCCCGGCCTGTACGCAATAAGGGCGAAGAGATACATGATGGAATACGGAGTGACGAGCGAGCAGCTGGCGAAAGTGGTTGTGAAAAGCCGTCATCACGCGTCACTGAATCCGATAGCTCAATACAGAAAGGAAATGACAATAGAAGAAGTGCTGGACTCCCCGATGATTGCGGACCCGCTGACACGTAATATGTGCTGCCCCGTAGGGGACGCTTCCGCGGCGGCGGTGCTGTGCTCGGCCGACCTTGTCGACAAGCTCGCTACGAAGCAGCCGATAAAGGTGCTTGGCTGCGTCGCCCAGTCCGGTAAATACTCAAGCCCCAAAGGACTCACGTGCGACCCCTCCGAAAACGTGATGAGAACGTCTAAAATGGCCTATGAGAAGGCGGGACTCGGGCCCGAGGATATGGACGTGGCGGAAATTCATGACGCTTTCTCCATAGCCGAGATGATGGTCTACGAGGCGCTCGGATTCTGCGAGAAAGGGGAGGGCGCCAGGCTCATAGAGGACGGGAGCACGTGGGTAAACGGCGGCGGCGTGGCCGTTAATCCGGGCGGAGGACTCCTGTCGAGGGGCCATCCTGTGGGCGCCACGGGACTGCTGCAGACGGCTGAGATAGTCTGGCAGTTAAGGGGCGAGGCCGGCAAGCGTCAGCAGGAGGGCGCCAAAGTCGGCATTATCGAAACTATGGGCGGAGCCCAGCCGGCTATGGACGGAATAACCTGCGTCGTAAGCATACTGGGTAAGTAGTTGTAAGCGGTAAGTGAAATGAGCGCAGTGAATGAGGGGCACGTCGCGCTTCCTCCACGGCATAACATGATTCGTCATTGCGAGCGGAGTGAAACGAAGCGTGGCAATCTAAAAAAAAGAATTGTAAAGGTTACTTACGCGGCTTAACTTCATATACTGAAGGTATGATAGCTTAAACAGAACGAAAGGGGTGAGGAATCACCCCTTTTTTATTTGGAAATTATGGACAACGTAACTCATGTGGCCGAGGCGTTCGCAGATCTCGTTTTATCTTCCTCGAACGCGGCGGCCCTGACAGGCGCGGGCATCAGCACCGAGTCGGGCATACCGGACTACCGCTCTCCCGGAACGGGCCTTTGGGAAAAAATGGATCAATCGGTCGTATCCCTTGACGGTTTTATAAGAGCCCCTTCCCGCTACTACGACTACGCGCTCGAGCTCTACCCCGTGAGAAAGGCCGCGAAACCCAACCCGGCCCACCTCATGCTTGCGGAGCTTGAAAAGAGAGGGGTGCTGAAAGGTGTCATTACCCAAAATGTGGACGGTCTCCATCAGGACGCCGGCTCCGCCGAGGTTCATGAGCTGCACGGCTCCCTGAGACAGGCCGTATGTCTCGGCTGCAGCGTGCTTCAGTCGATGGACGAGGTGATGGAGAGTGTGATTTCAGGCGAAAACCCGCCCCTGTGCCCCGATTGCGGAGGGGTCCTTAAGCCGAACGCCGTATTTTTCGGCGAAATGCTGCCGCAGGTTCCCTGGCGGAGGTCAATTGAGCTCGCCGGCGCAGCCGACCTCTTTGTAGCTATTGGCTCCTCCCTTCAGGTGTCCCCCGCCAACACCCTTCCGGATATAGCGCTTCAGGGGGGCGCCGGGCTCGTCATCCTGAACCTGACACCCACCCCCTTCGACGACGACGCGGAGCTTGTCGTCAGGGAGAAAATAGGAGAGTTTTCCTCAGCAGTGCTCGAGATTTTAGGCCCCTGAATGCGGGAGATTTAATTTTTTATTTCCATTTTGGTAAAATTAAGCCCGTCACTTAAATTTTTTTCAAATTCTTAAAAAAACCTCTTGACAACAGACCGCCATTTTTGATATAAGTACTTGAGATGGGGTTTTGATTCGTAGTAACCTACGTTTCTCCTCTTTAAGGTTGGTAACAATCCGGTTATAAAAATCTATGTAAGGAGGTTTGTAATATGCCAAGTCATCTTAATGTCCCAACGAAGTATTGGGAACTCACGAAGGAGGTCCCACCACCTCCGATAGAGAGAGACATCAACACATGGATCATAGCGAATCCATCAGATCCGCTATGGGACATCGACGTTCTCCCTCTTACCTATACCGACAGCCGCTGGTCCGCTTTTGTTGTAAGAGTGGACGAGGCTACAAGGCAGCGTCTTTGTCCGAATCCGCCTCTTACGGTTTGGGATGGAGAGAACGCAGATCTAGTTGAGTACTGGTATGTTGACCACAAGAATACGATGTTAGGTCCATACCTTGAGTTCGGTGTAACTATTTCTGCAACCTATAAGGACCCGAAGGGCAATGTATGGAAAGCCGGTTACTATCCATATATGTACCTCACCGGTGATGCGCCAGTTGACGCTGGTCGTGTGCTCGGCTTCCCGAAAAAGATGTCATACATCAGAATTACCACCCATGGCGGTGAGAAGGGAACCGATTTCTTCGGCTTCGCAATGGCCCGTAACGGCTATCTGATGCACAGCGCAACCGGTCAGTTCGATGACAAGCAAGTAACACCTCCATATTTCTATGGAAAGGT
This genomic stretch from Deltaproteobacteria bacterium harbors:
- a CDS encoding MaoC/PaaZ C-terminal domain-containing protein, which encodes MSQESTRLFYEDLEEGAEHKSTGRTITETDVVSFAGLSGDFNNMHIDEEFAKKTVFKTRVAHGLCVLSVASGLWFTMPRLATIAFMGLEDWRFSGAVKFGDTIHITRKLVEKREHKRPNMGFLIFEVNVHNQQDEIVQKGKWVILVQRKENA
- a CDS encoding OB-fold domain-containing protein, giving the protein MSENKTYDKPLPEFRPETKPYWDGAKNHELLLPRSKETGKFFFYPRALSPGEDMSEDLEWVKASGKAKVWTYAIHHMGPSKAYKGDPPYVVALVELEEGVKMMTNIVECDPNDVHVGMEVEVVFDDVTDEVTLPKFKPAR
- a CDS encoding AmiS/UreI family transporter, which codes for MAIDMLLGYVLLLVGFVFFCNGMTVLGKTGAKEVGVLNLAVAILILIAAWHLHTLDLTAGTALVSVFALIYFMVAGIFIHGYDAKGLGWYCLFATVVFIWYGYHFFTLEAAIPGMMYYALFCWAWALLVFLAFLVFSLGKALGPAVAWLFLIESILTLLIPGMLLLTGKWGPITALSAGS
- a CDS encoding NAD-dependent deacylase gives rise to the protein MDNVTHVAEAFADLVLSSSNAAALTGAGISTESGIPDYRSPGTGLWEKMDQSVVSLDGFIRAPSRYYDYALELYPVRKAAKPNPAHLMLAELEKRGVLKGVITQNVDGLHQDAGSAEVHELHGSLRQAVCLGCSVLQSMDEVMESVISGENPPLCPDCGGVLKPNAVFFGEMLPQVPWRRSIELAGAADLFVAIGSSLQVSPANTLPDIALQGGAGLVILNLTPTPFDDDAELVVREKIGEFSSAVLEILGP
- a CDS encoding thiolase family protein, translated to MRDVYILGVGTTACGRFPEKAAHVLGREAAWAAIKDAGIHPRKIEIAFCGHVYQGMGVGQRTLKEIGLVGQPTINVEGACGSGTLSFWEAWRTIAFGQYDIALALGVENLSRVLSGGPLPLEEDDIEVSLGMGMPGLYAIRAKRYMMEYGVTSEQLAKVVVKSRHHASLNPIAQYRKEMTIEEVLDSPMIADPLTRNMCCPVGDASAAAVLCSADLVDKLATKQPIKVLGCVAQSGKYSSPKGLTCDPSENVMRTSKMAYEKAGLGPEDMDVAEIHDAFSIAEMMVYEALGFCEKGEGARLIEDGSTWVNGGGVAVNPGGGLLSRGHPVGATGLLQTAEIVWQLRGEAGKRQQEGAKVGIIETMGGAQPAMDGITCVVSILGK
- a CDS encoding acetoacetate decarboxylase family protein, yielding MPSHLNVPTKYWELTKEVPPPPIERDINTWIIANPSDPLWDIDVLPLTYTDSRWSAFVVRVDEATRQRLCPNPPLTVWDGENADLVEYWYVDHKNTMLGPYLEFGVTISATYKDPKGNVWKAGYYPYMYLTGDAPVDAGRVLGFPKKMSYIRITTHGGEKGTDFFGFAMARNGYLMHSATGQFDDKQVTPPYFYGKVDWGKFNMKVVTRPDVSSSEWQLTYLPSELPPAFNIKGHRFQIKPEHTRTASSDAINWFQQATPFDNMGAEMKIQEVTGLISFVFDLIIPVPKVLWTETYERPASYRGYATPYKYGLRQQFPISQGS
- a CDS encoding thiolase family protein — protein: MASKIPNTKEAREVLKKNKIVIAGVGETEQGKIPDKSSFHFLSEASKLAIQDAGIKKSDVDGLVTAFSLVEHTFMHCTTFADYFGMRPRFFSSVAVGGATAVWMVAEAAMAIASGQAEVVLCVRGDNTLSGISSSGMVALIREMCHAEFEFPYGLTTPGGYALAAQRYLHDFGATREHLASVAVTMRKHAAMKENAMNKDPLTVEDVINSRIIAEPLTKYDCSIISDGGAAFIVTTEDKAKELGIQNPLAHLWGMGQGYSHQYLTTLHDLDQIYNAINTSGQKAFQTAGIGPSDIDVAFLYDCFTITVLLELEGLGLVPKGEGGPFALEGRMEIGKDLPVNTHGGLLSQAHLGAMHHVIEATLQLRGSAAGERQVKDAEVALVHGNGGIVSAHSTIVLGKEPLS